The following proteins are encoded in a genomic region of uncultured Umboniibacter sp.:
- a CDS encoding PilW family protein codes for MKIKQLGLTLVEVLITLALGAILMTTVVSVYISGLSTNAQLRESSRLLEDSVFVTSQFTEEFEMAGYFARLDDYMAATPAAVPDVCSSSWVASVATLEQKMAVPISGYNDVASGFSCQGVTVLAGTDVVVVARRSTEDAVTLDSNTFYLQASPINYVLDSGANASNFDLNDYATGSPLALGAFLVNIYLVDASDSILKRLRLEGANFVLEPLVENIEAFEVDYGVDRSNDGAPSDTSVGADDAYVSILATVADWQDVTAIQAYVLLRSEEAVAKQTDTRRYFMGKAGYFGPYSDQFKRRLVVGNVKLTNIAMRRQ; via the coding sequence ATGAAAATAAAACAGTTAGGTCTGACCTTAGTGGAAGTGTTAATCACCTTGGCATTGGGTGCTATCTTGATGACCACCGTGGTATCTGTCTATATCTCAGGGTTGAGTACTAACGCGCAACTCAGAGAAAGTTCTCGATTACTGGAAGATAGTGTATTTGTAACGTCTCAGTTTACTGAAGAGTTTGAAATGGCGGGCTATTTCGCTCGTTTGGATGACTATATGGCGGCGACTCCTGCTGCTGTGCCGGACGTGTGTAGTAGTAGTTGGGTTGCATCAGTGGCGACTTTAGAGCAGAAAATGGCCGTCCCAATTTCCGGCTATAACGATGTCGCAAGTGGTTTTTCCTGTCAGGGTGTCACTGTTTTAGCTGGTACCGATGTCGTTGTCGTCGCACGCCGCTCAACCGAAGATGCTGTGACTTTGGATTCCAATACCTTCTATCTTCAGGCTAGTCCCATCAACTATGTGCTAGATAGTGGGGCCAATGCTAGCAACTTCGACCTAAACGATTATGCCACGGGCTCTCCGTTGGCTTTAGGTGCCTTCTTGGTGAATATCTACCTTGTTGACGCCAGCGACTCAATACTTAAACGTTTACGGCTTGAAGGTGCAAACTTTGTCCTTGAGCCGCTAGTAGAAAATATTGAGGCCTTCGAAGTTGACTACGGGGTAGATCGCTCTAACGACGGGGCCCCCAGTGATACCTCGGTCGGTGCGGATGATGCATATGTCTCAATATTAGCAACGGTGGCCGACTGGCAAGATGTCACCGCCATCCAGGCTTATGTGTTACTGCGTTCAGAGGAGGCTGTTGCAAAGCAAACGGACACCCGGCGCTACTTCATGGGCAAGGCCGGTTATTTCGGACCCTATTCTGATCAGTTTAAGCGCCGCTTAGTGGTTGGTAACGTTAAATTAACGAATATTGCAATGAGGCGACAATGA
- the pilV gene encoding type IV pilus modification protein PilV, translating to MRNVRGFSLIEFVVALFVTAVAIFGFVALQGRSQLAALEVLQRDEALRLAQNMAEYIQGNAEVAGCYAFSSNGTAYVGTGYSGTITCGAFGTISSRAQPERDLVSWSNALKGQLELDGTTAVGSLVDARGCVYGPSETYDASGNLVSSTDFYEIVVAYQGASATIVPSATCGDGLYGTDTFRRAVRLYVRLAELDG from the coding sequence ATGAGAAATGTACGGGGCTTTAGCTTAATTGAATTTGTCGTGGCACTTTTTGTTACCGCAGTTGCTATTTTTGGCTTCGTAGCCCTTCAGGGGAGAAGTCAGTTAGCAGCTCTTGAGGTATTGCAACGTGACGAGGCACTTCGATTGGCGCAGAACATGGCCGAGTATATTCAAGGTAACGCCGAGGTGGCTGGATGTTACGCGTTTTCATCAAATGGGACCGCATATGTCGGAACAGGCTATAGCGGAACCATCACTTGCGGCGCCTTTGGAACCATTTCAAGTCGAGCTCAGCCGGAACGAGATTTGGTAAGTTGGAGTAACGCTTTAAAGGGTCAGTTGGAGCTAGATGGTACGACAGCAGTGGGAAGTTTAGTTGATGCTCGCGGTTGTGTTTATGGCCCATCAGAGACCTACGACGCGAGTGGGAACTTAGTCTCATCTACTGATTTTTATGAAATTGTTGTGGCTTACCAAGGTGCTTCGGCAACCATCGTCCCAAGTGCAACTTGCGGTGATGGTTTATACGGCACGGATACCTTTCGTCGAGCAGTTCGCCTCTATGTGCGCCTTGCGGAGTTAGATGGATGA
- a CDS encoding GspH/FimT family pseudopilin translates to MTSYRGFTLVELLIILVIIGIVASIALPNFQSWAAQSQQRTVALQLQSGISIARQEAVKRRANVWIKPNGSASSDWGKGFFVATSDSTSYADCSAATAAASCLFVSEAFSNVTITASVTEVVYGRDGRSDVASDASATNDSFKICSTSASGLNSSHVALKLSGGVELSTGDSCT, encoded by the coding sequence ATGACCTCTTATCGTGGTTTTACTTTGGTAGAATTGCTCATAATCCTCGTAATTATAGGGATAGTAGCATCTATCGCGTTGCCTAATTTTCAATCATGGGCAGCTCAATCACAGCAGCGTACCGTAGCGCTACAACTTCAGAGCGGTATTTCTATAGCTCGCCAAGAGGCGGTTAAACGCAGAGCAAATGTTTGGATTAAGCCTAATGGGAGCGCGAGCTCCGACTGGGGAAAAGGCTTCTTTGTGGCAACGAGCGATTCTACCAGCTACGCGGACTGCAGTGCAGCCACTGCCGCAGCAAGCTGTCTCTTTGTAAGTGAAGCATTCAGCAATGTGACTATCACCGCTTCGGTCACAGAAGTTGTCTATGGACGTGATGGAAGAAGTGACGTTGCGAGTGACGCGAGCGCGACTAATGATAGTTTTAAAATTTGTTCTACGAGCGCAAGCGGTTTGAACTCAAGTCACGTTGCCTTGAAGTTGTCGGGTGGTGTCGAGTTAAGTACAGGAGACTCTTGCACATGA
- a CDS encoding type IV pilin protein codes for MKRHAKGFTLIELMIVILIIGILAAIAIPQYDDYVTRANRTAAQQYMLELASAEQQYLLDSRSYTATIANLGVTEPSSVSGVYTVTIAVSSAPPGFVITATPVAGSTQAGDGDLTLNQLGVKTPTAKW; via the coding sequence ATGAAGAGACACGCGAAAGGTTTTACACTTATCGAGTTGATGATAGTGATATTGATTATAGGTATCTTGGCGGCGATCGCGATACCTCAATACGATGATTATGTAACTCGCGCAAATCGCACGGCCGCTCAACAGTACATGTTAGAGCTGGCTTCGGCGGAGCAACAATACCTTTTGGATAGTCGAAGCTATACCGCAACCATTGCTAATCTAGGCGTTACGGAACCATCATCGGTTAGCGGAGTCTATACGGTAACTATTGCCGTCAGCTCGGCTCCACCAGGCTTCGTCATAACCGCCACGCCCGTTGCTGGTTCAACGCAAGCTGGTGATGGCGATCTCACTCTTAATCAGCTTGGCGTTAAAACTCCAACGGCAAAGTGGTAG